In one window of Desulfovibrio sp. DNA:
- a CDS encoding glycosyltransferase family 39 protein — MKTQFIDIVKGLFNSGVTDKGAKCLLPWSVIASIAVLLLFQLLVIGGLRGVDDQHGYGLNTSKKFGLNVYEDDGIISLYTALGYNSIHGDRFSYLFGIGGPVLHLARPVMSGLDALGFITRFEDPELYQLYPQALDKCYRAFALYQLLAFTLWLPAAGYLLLSRHVSPRAGFWGAWLVALTPFLSAFETRIKPDTPALLFGLLCLYFGLNYARSGRKSHLFTSWALMGLSFSIKLTCVPLAAVLIWLLVIRARRSGVKWFGDLSLAGVIFLAVFLAANPLVLFGLDNIVAWMWGYLSAMHSPIAESAASKSVPATVVRNLFELQVFFGPVLRWFFLPVLVILMVRFICRGGPTDGFSVLSVCCFLQLIYIVLVGGSATLQTTYYYYAVSILGLLLIACCLDFLQTAIAANAYRRLWGASLVFLVLLPMVVVNVQVVNYVTYPSNRQMAHGWIESNLPEDASVGVRLPSKGQPVNQYVRVNPFRYQVETLGIGLEHLEELKPRFLLLESGETTPNARIPHYNPIAIFAQGDNLPRSRVGMFQDEPFIIFERLGPSGKTVGPASWEHGVGSLVYNDPERNFNLLQYQAMRFYPITVNLLRKQADTLVPFPMGLLARSLRHESSPVAYVHHVGPATLTLWGVKYVWAMLDEAFTENVLQGKYPLSPVELPGLEVKDHSGFGAFLFEGYLGQALFAPDTAWDERKAGRGLVRLRPLPGAGKLISSEVLDRVGADMIEVRLEVDADAPVDVLVKGGGERRAYVMGAGQTTMLVPYEVRLGRGSGADVEYEINPTKAGGMVRLLTAAARPMSLHGAPLVTHASVTPREAFATVAAPSAGRVFFALPWHRHWVAQVDSETVLPQKGPAGVVAVPVPEGTHFVALYFKR, encoded by the coding sequence AGTTTATTGATATTGTAAAAGGTTTGTTTAATTCCGGTGTCACTGATAAAGGTGCCAAGTGCCTGCTGCCATGGAGCGTCATAGCTTCCATAGCCGTGCTGTTGTTATTTCAGTTGTTAGTAATTGGAGGTTTGCGTGGAGTAGACGATCAGCACGGATATGGGCTGAATACATCCAAAAAATTCGGGTTGAATGTTTACGAAGATGACGGGATTATCAGTCTGTACACGGCGTTAGGGTACAACAGTATTCATGGTGACCGTTTTTCCTATCTCTTTGGTATCGGTGGGCCAGTATTGCATCTGGCTAGGCCGGTGATGTCGGGTCTGGATGCACTCGGCTTCATCACCCGGTTCGAGGACCCTGAGCTTTATCAACTGTATCCCCAGGCGTTGGACAAATGCTATCGAGCGTTTGCCCTGTATCAGTTGCTTGCTTTCACATTGTGGCTGCCAGCTGCGGGCTATCTACTGCTCTCCCGTCATGTTTCCCCTCGAGCGGGCTTCTGGGGAGCATGGCTCGTGGCTCTGACACCCTTTCTTTCGGCCTTTGAAACACGAATAAAACCTGACACCCCCGCATTGCTGTTCGGCCTGCTCTGTCTTTATTTTGGGCTTAATTACGCGAGGAGCGGACGCAAGTCGCACTTGTTCACCTCGTGGGCGTTGATGGGGTTGTCCTTTTCAATCAAGCTCACGTGTGTACCCCTGGCAGCTGTTCTGATATGGCTTTTAGTCATTCGGGCAAGGCGGTCCGGGGTAAAGTGGTTTGGAGATCTGTCCCTGGCTGGGGTTATCTTCTTGGCCGTCTTCCTGGCTGCAAACCCTTTGGTACTGTTTGGGCTGGATAACATTGTCGCCTGGATGTGGGGCTATCTTAGTGCTATGCATTCACCGATTGCTGAATCAGCTGCTTCGAAAAGCGTTCCTGCAACTGTAGTACGTAACCTCTTTGAACTGCAGGTGTTCTTCGGCCCCGTGCTTCGTTGGTTTTTTTTGCCAGTTTTAGTGATTCTTATGGTGCGGTTCATCTGTCGAGGTGGTCCTACAGATGGTTTTTCAGTACTGTCAGTATGTTGTTTTTTGCAGCTGATTTACATCGTCCTGGTTGGTGGAAGTGCAACATTACAGACAACGTATTACTATTATGCTGTTTCCATATTGGGGCTTCTGCTCATTGCCTGCTGTTTGGATTTCCTCCAGACGGCGATTGCCGCAAATGCATATCGGCGGTTGTGGGGAGCGAGCTTGGTGTTTCTTGTGTTGCTGCCCATGGTCGTGGTGAATGTTCAGGTGGTGAACTACGTCACCTACCCGTCGAACCGTCAAATGGCTCACGGGTGGATTGAATCCAACCTACCTGAAGATGCTTCCGTAGGTGTGCGACTGCCATCCAAAGGACAGCCTGTTAATCAGTACGTACGCGTGAATCCATTCCGCTATCAGGTTGAAACTCTGGGCATCGGGCTTGAGCATCTGGAAGAGCTAAAGCCGCGCTTCCTTCTACTTGAATCTGGCGAAACCACGCCCAATGCTAGGATACCACACTACAACCCGATTGCCATCTTCGCCCAGGGTGACAATCTTCCCAGGTCTCGGGTGGGTATGTTCCAGGACGAACCTTTTATAATTTTTGAGCGCCTCGGACCTTCTGGTAAGACAGTTGGTCCTGCGTCGTGGGAACATGGGGTGGGCAGTCTAGTGTACAATGATCCGGAACGGAATTTCAATTTGCTACAATACCAGGCTATGCGTTTCTACCCCATTACCGTGAACCTCCTCCGCAAGCAGGCGGACACTCTGGTGCCATTCCCCATGGGGTTGCTCGCTCGCAGTCTGAGGCACGAGAGTTCACCTGTGGCTTATGTGCACCATGTCGGGCCAGCCACGCTAACCCTTTGGGGTGTGAAATATGTGTGGGCCATGCTTGATGAGGCTTTTACTGAGAATGTCCTGCAGGGAAAGTATCCGCTAAGTCCGGTGGAGCTTCCTGGGCTAGAGGTCAAAGATCATTCTGGGTTTGGCGCGTTCCTGTTCGAGGGGTATCTGGGGCAGGCTCTGTTCGCGCCGGATACCGCCTGGGACGAGCGAAAAGCCGGCCGTGGTTTGGTGCGACTACGCCCCCTGCCGGGAGCGGGTAAACTGATCAGTAGTGAAGTCTTGGATCGTGTAGGAGCGGATATGATCGAGGTCAGACTGGAGGTGGACGCTGATGCGCCTGTGGATGTCCTGGTGAAGGGGGGGGGTGAACGCCGAGCCTATGTCATGGGGGCAGGCCAGACCACCATGTTGGTGCCATATGAAGTCCGTTTAGGGAGGGGGAGCGGTGCGGATGTCGAGTACGAGATTAACCCCACGAAGGCTGGGGGAATGGTCCGCCTGCTTACCGCCGCTGCCAGGCCCATGTCTTTGCATGGCGCACCTCTGGTCACCCATGCCAGCGTAACCCCCCGTGAGGCATTTGCAACCGTAGCCGCGCCGTCTGCGGGCCGGGTTTTTTTCGCTTTGCCGTGGCACAGGCACTGGGTGGCTCAGGTGGACAGCGAGACGGTTCTTCCCCAAAAGGGGCCTGCGGGGGTCGTAGCTGTGCCGGTTCCGGAGGGGACACATTTCGTAGCCTTGTATTTCAAACGCTGA